A region of Sporocytophaga myxococcoides DNA encodes the following proteins:
- the glsA gene encoding glutaminase A, whose protein sequence is MEKMNTQKGKNKAKSGLVKKFTGLLLVSAFMLPNVFAQSPKEIEKVINQAHKEFKGEKGGKNADYIPYLKNVNSDLYGIAIVTADGKVYEVGDTKFEFGIESISKAFVLAMAMQQKGSDKIEDSIGVDATGMPFNSVTAIELEGQKPSNPFVNAGAMATNSIIDAKSKEDKWKFIMDNFNKFAGRDLKVIDELFKSEMATNQHNQAIALLLESYGRMYDNPMTTVELYTKQCSIGVNAKDLAIMAATFANNGVNPITKEKVLEPKYVPKVLSVMSTAGLYETTGEWLFSVGLPGKSGVGGGIIAVVPGVMGIAVFSPPLDEAGNSVRAQKAIEMISDNLGLNVFSAKAKR, encoded by the coding sequence ATGGAAAAGATGAATACCCAAAAGGGAAAAAATAAGGCCAAATCAGGCCTTGTAAAGAAGTTTACTGGATTGCTGCTGGTTTCAGCATTTATGCTGCCTAATGTATTTGCTCAGTCTCCTAAAGAGATTGAAAAGGTGATCAATCAGGCTCATAAAGAATTTAAGGGAGAGAAAGGAGGAAAGAATGCTGACTACATTCCTTATCTGAAAAATGTGAATTCTGATTTATATGGTATTGCGATTGTGACAGCAGACGGAAAAGTCTATGAAGTAGGAGATACAAAGTTTGAGTTTGGAATTGAGTCTATTTCAAAAGCTTTTGTCCTTGCCATGGCTATGCAACAGAAGGGAAGCGATAAAATTGAAGATAGTATCGGGGTGGATGCTACAGGAATGCCTTTTAATTCGGTTACTGCAATTGAACTTGAAGGGCAGAAGCCATCTAATCCATTTGTGAATGCAGGAGCGATGGCGACAAACAGTATTATCGATGCTAAAAGCAAAGAAGATAAATGGAAATTTATCATGGATAACTTTAATAAATTTGCTGGTCGAGATCTTAAAGTGATAGACGAGCTGTTTAAATCTGAAATGGCGACCAATCAACATAATCAGGCTATAGCGCTTCTTTTGGAATCTTATGGTCGTATGTATGATAATCCGATGACAACAGTTGAGTTGTATACTAAGCAATGTTCTATCGGCGTCAATGCTAAAGATCTGGCTATTATGGCGGCAACTTTTGCTAATAATGGGGTTAATCCTATTACAAAGGAAAAAGTATTAGAACCTAAGTATGTCCCTAAAGTACTTTCTGTAATGAGTACCGCAGGACTATATGAAACAACTGGAGAATGGCTTTTCTCTGTGGGGCTTCCGGGTAAGAGTGGTGTAGGTGGAGGAATTATAGCTGTGGTGCCAGGGGTAATGGGTATCGCGGTATTTTCGCCTCCATTGGATGAAGCCGGAAATAGTGTAAGAGCTCAAAAAGCTATTGAAATGATTTCTGACAACCTTGGATTAAATGTATTCTCGGCTAAGGCGAAAAGATAA
- a CDS encoding TonB-dependent receptor yields MKQFICLTAIFILLTFSAFAHGIIRGRVINSNSGEPLSKAIIILRENNTMLLSDEKGAFEFRRLETGIYNLECSMLGFRSKTQEIVMNENETRFVTIKMEEGFLQIDQITVSPRKEVNYFNAIDFRLRPTQTTQDLLRLVPGLFIAQHAGGGKAEQIFIRGFDVDHGTDIAISVDGMPVNMVSQAHGQGYADLHFVIPETVEGMDFSKGPYDTKIGNFNTAGAVRFQTLNYLKKNVVKFEAGSFNTYRGLAMLKLLDKADSTNSLRQNAYLASEFVTAKGYFDFPQNFDRLNIMGKYTTDLNSSTSLSLSLSTFSSRWDASGQIPERAVRSGLISWYGAIDPTEGGNTSRSNANLTLVKTLNDGAVIRNQLYGINYKFNLYSNFTFFKDDSLNGDEIFQYEERNIFGYNGAYSKSYEILGLKASTIAGVGLRDDNIRDIGLAHSVKRRVLSDIKKGDIDETNANVFIDQSFYLSSRITLNFGLRYDAFTFRYNDRLSDTLGKSRNLNVFSPKVNLYYNLSQGAQLYLSAGKGFHSNDTRVAIMDSVHNKIPAAYGLDFGTNLKVGNRILINAAWWFLIMDTEYTYTGDDGTIGSEGRSRRYGLDLSARGQLNKWLFFDFDFNYCKSRLTDNSDETGYLPLAPKFSSIAGLSIRSFKGFSASLRYRYLGERPAAEDNSIIAKGYFIMDAVVNYTTDRFQIYLSAENLFNQKWKEAQFATESRLRGENEPVTEIHFTPGTPLFVKAGITYLF; encoded by the coding sequence ATGAAACAGTTTATATGTCTTACAGCAATATTCATTTTGCTGACGTTTTCTGCTTTTGCTCATGGTATCATCAGAGGTCGGGTAATTAATTCTAATAGCGGAGAGCCTCTTAGTAAAGCAATAATTATACTGAGAGAAAATAATACTATGCTATTAAGCGATGAAAAGGGAGCTTTTGAATTCAGAAGACTTGAAACCGGCATTTACAATCTTGAATGTTCCATGCTTGGCTTCAGATCGAAAACTCAGGAAATAGTGATGAATGAGAATGAAACAAGATTTGTAACTATTAAAATGGAAGAAGGGTTTCTTCAGATAGATCAGATTACTGTATCTCCAAGAAAAGAAGTAAATTATTTCAATGCAATAGACTTTCGTTTAAGACCTACCCAAACCACTCAGGACCTTTTAAGACTTGTTCCGGGCTTGTTCATTGCTCAGCATGCCGGAGGAGGAAAAGCAGAACAGATATTCATAAGGGGCTTCGATGTGGACCACGGTACAGATATAGCCATCTCTGTTGATGGCATGCCTGTTAATATGGTCTCACAGGCTCACGGTCAGGGGTATGCAGACCTTCATTTTGTAATTCCAGAAACTGTAGAAGGAATGGATTTTTCCAAAGGCCCTTATGATACAAAGATCGGTAATTTCAATACGGCAGGGGCTGTCCGGTTTCAGACTTTAAATTATCTGAAAAAAAATGTTGTCAAGTTTGAGGCAGGCAGCTTTAATACATACAGAGGGCTGGCGATGCTTAAGTTGCTTGATAAGGCAGATTCGACAAACTCTCTCAGACAGAACGCCTATCTGGCATCTGAGTTTGTGACTGCAAAGGGTTATTTTGATTTTCCTCAGAACTTTGATCGTCTGAATATTATGGGTAAGTACACAACGGATCTGAATAGTTCTACAAGTCTTAGTCTTTCTTTGTCCACATTTTCAAGTCGCTGGGATGCTTCGGGTCAAATTCCTGAGAGGGCTGTCAGAAGCGGACTCATATCCTGGTATGGTGCTATTGATCCCACAGAAGGAGGTAATACATCAAGAAGCAATGCCAATCTTACCTTGGTAAAAACGCTGAATGATGGCGCAGTTATCAGAAATCAGTTATACGGAATAAATTATAAGTTCAATCTGTATTCGAATTTTACGTTCTTTAAAGATGATTCACTAAATGGAGATGAAATCTTTCAGTATGAAGAAAGAAATATATTCGGATACAATGGTGCCTATTCAAAGAGCTATGAGATACTTGGACTGAAAGCTTCCACCATTGCAGGTGTTGGCCTTAGAGATGATAATATCAGGGACATTGGTTTAGCTCATAGCGTAAAAAGAAGAGTCCTTAGTGATATTAAAAAAGGAGACATTGATGAAACAAATGCCAATGTATTTATTGATCAGTCATTTTACCTTTCTTCCAGAATTACGCTGAATTTTGGTCTAAGATATGATGCTTTTACTTTTCGATATAATGACAGGCTCTCAGATACTCTTGGAAAATCGAGGAATTTGAATGTCTTCAGTCCAAAGGTAAACCTGTATTATAATCTTTCACAAGGAGCTCAGTTATATCTGAGTGCAGGCAAAGGATTTCACTCCAATGATACAAGAGTCGCTATAATGGATTCCGTTCATAATAAAATTCCGGCTGCTTATGGACTTGATTTTGGTACCAATCTGAAAGTTGGAAACAGGATCCTTATCAATGCTGCATGGTGGTTTCTCATCATGGATACCGAGTATACCTATACGGGTGACGATGGCACAATAGGTTCAGAAGGAAGAAGCCGTAGGTATGGTCTTGATCTCAGTGCAAGAGGACAATTGAATAAATGGCTGTTTTTTGATTTTGATTTTAATTATTGCAAGTCAAGACTTACTGATAATTCGGATGAAACAGGTTATCTGCCTTTAGCTCCCAAATTCTCAAGTATTGCAGGACTTAGTATTCGAAGCTTTAAAGGCTTTAGTGCCAGCCTTCGATATCGCTATCTTGGAGAAAGGCCCGCAGCAGAGGATAACTCTATTATAGCTAAGGGATATTTTATTATGGATGCGGTTGTGAACTATACTACAGACAGGTTTCAAATTTACTTATCTGCAGAGAACCTGTTTAATCAAAAATGGAAAGAGGCCCAGTTTGCCACTGAATCCAGATTGAGAGGCGAGAATGAGCCTGTTACAGAAATTCACTTTACTCCTGGAACGCCCTTATTTGTAAAGGCAGGAATAACTTATTTATTCTAA